One stretch of Mycteria americana isolate JAX WOST 10 ecotype Jacksonville Zoo and Gardens chromosome 16, USCA_MyAme_1.0, whole genome shotgun sequence DNA includes these proteins:
- the TRIM47 gene encoding E3 ubiquitin-protein ligase TRIM47 gives METAPGSAPPSSAAALRLALAAPGLPDGPFGCPICLDLLKDPVTVPCGHNFCQGCLGALRQRPGPPDGSGGAGGATRCPLCQEPVPAALRLRKNRALCEVLPLLAAAAAGSSPPSPAAGSPMAPGAEEEDAAGEEGAAVLCDVCPAGSRVAAARSCLVCLASFCGAHLEPHRRAPAFRAHRLVAPLRRLEEGLCPRHLQPLDGFCRAEQTCVCARCRAHEHRAHDVVPLEREREHKEAQQAKFLSDAENELEELAVTIAQAKKMVELIKGAATKERERVEKLFAEASEVLATFQKEVAGFIEDGERSMLGEAEADLRWKEERRAKLAQCKHNLENVPSTDTIYFLQEFQALKVAMEENLSPALSFQNELNFTKCTQAVGAVKDVLSAACKKQWDHLQGKGIDGLSFQEMEEALAESRFPDKSNNPACLENRDYFLKFAFIIDLDSDTADKFIQLFGTKGAKRVLCPIPYPESPTRFINCEQVLGVNLMNRGNYYWEVELIDGWVSIGVIAEDFDPRESYNRGRLGRNEKSCCLQWNGQNYVAWFGGFESVIQQPFFHTIGVFLEYSEKALTFYGVKDSKMTCLQQLKVSHFAKGQFDPFQNKINHQFASLFLCKLKPAFFLESVDAHLQIGPLKKDCVSVLKRR, from the exons ATGGAGACCGCGCCCGGGAGCGCCCCGCCGTCCTCCGCCGCGGCGTTGCGGCTGGCGCTGGCGGCTCCGGGGCTGCCCGACGGCCCCTTCGGCTGCCCCATCTGCCTCGACCTCCTGAAGGACCCGGTGACGGTGCCGTGCGGGCACAACTtctgccagggctgcctgggggCACTCCGCcagcggccgggcccccccgacggcagcggcggggcgggcggggctacccgctgcccgctctgccaggaGCCCGTCCCCGCAGCCTTGCGGCTCCGCAAGAACCGCGCCCTCTGCGAGGTGCTGCCGCTgctggcggccgccgccgccggttcgtcccccccgtccccggccgCCGGGTCCCCGATGGCACCGGGAGCCGAGGAGGAGGATgcggcgggggaggagggagcggcggTGCTGTGCGACGTGTGCCCGGCGGGGTCGCGGGTGGCGGCGGCGCGATCGTGCCTGGTCTGCCTGGCCTCCTTCTgcggagcccacctggagccccACCGCCGCGCCCCCGCCTTCCGCGCCCACCGCCTGGTAGCCCCGCTGCGGCGGCTGGAGGAGGGTCTCTGCCCCCGCCACCTCCAGCCCCTCGACGGCTTCTGCCGCGCCGAGCAAACCTGCGTCTGCGCCCGCTGCCGCGCCCACGAGCATCGCGCCCACGACGTGGTGCCCCTCGAGCGGGAGCGCGAGCACAAGGAg GCCCAACAAGCCAAATTCCTCAGCGATGCAGAGAacgagctggaggagctggcagtCACCATTGCGCAGGCCAAGAAGATGGTGGAGCTCATTAAG GGTGCCGCcacaaaggagagggaaagagtcGAGAAGCTCTTTGCAGAAGCCTCTGAGGTCCTGGCGACCTTCCAGAAGGAGGTGGCCGGTTTCATCGAGGACGGGGAGCGCTCCATGCTGGGGGAGGCCGAGGCCGATCTCCGCTGGAAGGAGGAGAGGCGAGCCAAGCTGGCCCAGTGCAAGCATAACCTGGAGAACGTCCCCAGCACTGACACCATCTACTTCCTCCAG GAATTTCAGGCCTTAAAAGTAGCCATGGAAGAAAACCTTTCCCCGGCTCTGAGCTTCCAGAATGAGCTGAACTTCACCAAATGCACCCAAGCCGTGGGCGCCGTGAAGGATGTGCTGTCTGCTGCCTGCAAAAAACAGTGGGACCACTTGCAGGGGAAAGGAATTGATGGGCTGAGTTTCCAGGAGATGGAGGAAG CGTTGGCTGAGTCCCGATTTCCAGACAAGTCAAACAATCCCGCCTGCCTGGAGAACCGTGATTACTTCCTGAAAT TTGCCTTCATCATTGACCTGGACAGTGACACGGCCGACAAGTTCATCCAGCTGTTTGGCACCAAAGGGGCCAAGCGGGTGCTGTGCCCCATCCCCTACCCGGAGAGCCCAACCCGGTTCATCAACTGCGAGCAGGTGCTAGGTGTGAACCTCATGAACCGGGGCAACTACTACTGGGAGGTGGAGCTCATCGATGGCTGGGTCAGCATCGGCGTCATCGCTGAGGACTTCGACCCCCGGGAGTCCTACAACCGCGGCCGCCTGGGGCGGAACGAGAagtcctgctgcctgcagtggaACGGACAGAACTACGTGGCCTGGTTTGGTGGCTTTGAGTCCGTCATCCAGCAGCCGTTTTTCCACACGATTGGGGTCTTCCTGGAGTATTCGGAGAAGGCCCTGACCTTCTATGGAGTCAAAGACTCCAAGAtgacctgcctgcagcagctcaaGGTCTCCCATTTTGCCAAGGGTCAGTTTGACCCGTTCCAGAACAAGATCAACCACCAATTTGCCTCTCTTTTCTTGTGCAAGTTGAAACCAGCCTTCTTCCTGGAGAGCGTCGATGCCCACCTGCAGATTGGGCCACTGAAGAAGGATTGCGTTTCGGTGCTAAAGCGCAGGTAA